The window CCAACGCAACGGGCAGATGTTCCGTCCCACACAGCTGGTGCGGATCGTGGAGCCGCTGCACGGCACGCCGCAGGTCTCGGTACGCTGCGAACCAACGCTGGGTTGGTCGAAGCTGACACCAGCACGCCAGCAGCGGCCCCATGGCATTGAATACCGTGGCTATTCCGCGCAATTGCATCTGGACACCGATATACCCGTCGAGTGCCTCACCGGCAAGCCTTTCCTCCTGACGGAGCGCAAGCATCTACTGCTGACATGGGGTGAACCATGCGCGGGCCCCCCGGCCCAGGTATGCCATGAGCTGCATGCAGAGACGCTGCGCTACTGGCAGCGCTGGGTGAAGCATTGCAACATCCCCACGCGCTATCAGCGCGAGGTGATACGGTCGGCGCTGGCACTGAAGCTGCACTGCTTCGAGGACACAGGCGCAATCGTGGCGGCCGTCACCACTTCCGTCCCCGAGTCGGCCGGCAGCGGACGGACCTGGGACTATCGCTATTGCTGGCTGAGGGATGCGTACTACGTGATGGATGCGTTGCGCCTGCTCGGCCATTTCGAAGAGCGGGAACACTTCATCCAATACCTGCTCAAGGTCAGCGCGAACGCGCCAGAGCTGGACCTCAACCCGCTGTACCGCGTGGATGGTGGTTCGGACCTGGAAGAAAGGATCATGGACAACTGGGCCGGCTTCAACGGCGACGGACCGGTACGCGTCGGGAACGCCGCGGCACGGCATCGCCAGCATGACGTCTTCGGCGAGCTGGTGCTGGCCATGAGTCCGATATTCCTGGACGAGCGCTTCAGCCAGGAGCGCTCGCCGGCAACCCTCGACCTGCTGGAGCGACTCACGCAGAAAGCAATCTCAGTGGCCGGCACACCATGCGCAGGCATCTGGGAAGTGCGCAAGCAGTGGGAGCCGCAGACTTTCTCGTCACTCATGTGCTGGGCGGCAGCGAACCGGATGGCGCGCATCGAATCAGCGCTCGGCACTGGTAGGGCCGAGGGGTACCGCCAGGCCGCCGCGGGATTGCACGGGCAGATAACGACAAACGGGTGGAGCGGGGAAATCAACGCGTTCGCCGGCAGCTATGGAGGTCGGCAACTCGACGCAGCGCTGCTACAGATGGCGCCGCTGCGGTTCCTCCCGGCAGACGATCCGCGCCTGGTGCAGACGGTGGATGCCATACATGCCGGCCTGATGCGTGACGGCTGGCTGATGCGGTACCGCGACGACGACGGATTGGGCGTGCCGTCCGTCGCGTTCGTGATCTGCACCTTCTGGCTGGTGGAGGCGTTGGTGGCGACCGGACGCAGCGCCGAAGCGCGGGGAATCATGGACCGGGTGCACGAAGTGCTTTCGCCGCTCGGCCTGATGGCGGAAG of the Gammaproteobacteria bacterium genome contains:
- a CDS encoding glycoside hydrolase family 15 protein; translated protein: MRLEDLGLIGNCQFAALVESSGNVVWCCLPRFDSEPVFGSLLDGSGGQFSVNPPEKIAGKQCYAENSNILQTAFETSEGVFRVTDFAPRFQRNGQMFRPTQLVRIVEPLHGTPQVSVRCEPTLGWSKLTPARQQRPHGIEYRGYSAQLHLDTDIPVECLTGKPFLLTERKHLLLTWGEPCAGPPAQVCHELHAETLRYWQRWVKHCNIPTRYQREVIRSALALKLHCFEDTGAIVAAVTTSVPESAGSGRTWDYRYCWLRDAYYVMDALRLLGHFEEREHFIQYLLKVSANAPELDLNPLYRVDGGSDLEERIMDNWAGFNGDGPVRVGNAAARHRQHDVFGELVLAMSPIFLDERFSQERSPATLDLLERLTQKAISVAGTPCAGIWEVRKQWEPQTFSSLMCWAAANRMARIESALGTGRAEGYRQAAAGLHGQITTNGWSGEINAFAGSYGGRQLDAALLQMAPLRFLPADDPRLVQTVDAIHAGLMRDGWLMRYRDDDGLGVPSVAFVICTFWLVEALVATGRSAEARGIMDRVHEVLSPLGLMAEDCDVAGRRLWGNFPQAYSHVGLIRAAFAASPHWSELL